CAGACGTTTGGCAGTGAATCTCAACAACCGGAAATCTCAGCCCGCATCGCGGAAGCTCGCAAGTGGCTGCTCGACCTGAAACCCGCATCAACAGAAGAACGTGTGTTTCAGTTGCGCTGCCTGCAAATCCTGAGTATTGACGACGCGATACAGCAAACTTCGATAAACGGGTTACTCAAGCTGCAAAACACGGATGGTGGCTGGTCTCAACTGCCTGAGATGCAGAGTGATGCCTATGCAACGGGAACCGTTCTGGTGGCATTATTACGCTCCCATCTGATTGATGCTGACGAACCCGCGATCAGAAAAGGCATTCAATATCTGGTCGATACGCAACAGAACGATGGCTCCTGGCATGTAATCAGCCATGCAAAACCATTTCAAACTTATTTTGAAACGGGTTTTCCTTACGGAAAAAATCAGTTTATCTCGGTCACCGCCAGCAGTTGGGCCACTGTGGCTTTGTTACTCACTCAACCAAAAGTGGATTGACAGCCAGTTTTCCCGTTCCACTGCTACCGCTTATTCTGATATAACCACAGCCTGACCATTTCCCATAGAAAAGTATCGTGAAGTGAGTGGTGTCTCATCTCCGTTAAACTCCTATCATATCAGAAGGCTGACTGACCATGTTTGAACGTATTTCGAATGGCTGGGCGTTATCGAAACAGAGCTTTCGGGTGTTAATGCTGGATAAAGAACTGTTGCTGTTTCCGATCATGAGCGGTATCTCCTGCCTGCTGGTTTTAGCCAGCTTCGCCTTACCACTCTGGGACAGCAAATACTTCGACACGATTATGAATGATCAGCAGGCGCCCCAGGATCCTGTGGCGTACGTGATTTTATTTGCCTTCTATTTTGTCAATTATTTTGTGATGATCTTCTTCAACTCAGCCCTGATGGCCTGTGCGATTATCCGATTGAAGGGAGGCAATCCCACCGTGAGTGACGGCTTCAATGCCGCGTTAAATCGACTGCCTCAAATTGCAGGCTGGGCACTGGTCAGTGCGACGGTTGGGTTTATCCTGAAAATGATCGAATCCCGCTCGGAACGCATCGGACAGATCGTCGCCGGCCTGCTGGGCATGGCCTGGTCGATCACCACTTACTTTGTCATTCCCGTCCTGGTCGTAGAAAAAAAGAACCCCTTTGAAGCCATGAAACGTTCTGTCAGCGTATTACGAGAAACATGGGGAGAATCTCTGGTTGCCAATTTTGGAATCGGTGCGATCATGTTCCTGATCATGATTCCCGTAATTCTCACACTGATAGGGGGCGTCATGATGATCGCGGCGGGAAATGCCGTTGTGGGAGGAGTTATCATAGGTTGTGCCATCCTGAGTATTTTGTTGATCTCCCTGGTTTCCTCGGCAGTACATGCAATTCTGATCGCAGCGATATACCTGTTCGCAGCCGAAGGGGAAGCGCCAGAACAGTTTGACCAAACTCTGATCGCGCACGCCTTCAATCAAAAATAAGACTTGAATATCAGCTTCAGCCAGAAAACACTTGAAGTCAGCGCGTTCCAGCATCTATGATCGAGTGGATCTTTTGCTCCCCCGATTTTCTGCTGAGGACTCCTCGATGGCTGTGCGGATTGTTTTAATGGTTTGCCTCGCTTATTTGTCGGCTACAGTCACTGCCGAAGAGCCTGAACTCCAGCTGCAGCTAAACCCTCTCATCTATCAGCGACAAATCACGCGGTTGGGGAAACAGGGATTCGCAGCGACTGACCTGAGTGTCTATGAAGGTCAGCGATCTGAGCGATTTGCTCTTCTGGGAGTCAAACAAAAGAACCCGAAAGACTGGAAAGCCTTTCATGGGCTGGATGAAAAGCAACTGGAAGTCAAGCTGAAACAGCAGGCCACCGAAGGATATCACCCGCTGGTCATCAGCGGCTATGAGAAACGGGGTGAACCACGGTTCGCCGTTATTTTGCAGAAGGCAGTAGATGCCAACCATATACTCAAACACTCCCTTTCCAGCGATCAACTCCAATCCACTCTGAAGTCCTTAAAAGAAGTAGGCTACGCGCCCCTCCAGCTGGACGGTTACACTGTCAACAATCAGACGTTCCACGCAGGTATCTGGAAAAAACAAAACGATACTGTCTGGGAAGCCACCTGTCAGATTCCATTAAACCAGTTTCAAAACACCTTTGACGATTACACATCAAAAGGATTTCAACTCGTTGACCTGTGCGGTTTCGTGGAAAATGGGACTGCCGTCTATCATGCCATCTGGTCGAAAGCATCTGGCTCGCAATGGATGTGTCAATTTAATCTCACTGCGGAAGAATTCCAGAAAACGAATCAGAAGAGTCTTGCTGATGATTTTCAACTCATCAATCTCGATGCGTATTCCATTAATAATCAGCCTCTGTTCACAGGGATCTGGCAGAAGGTTATGCCGGAGAATCGTGTCGAAATACCACTCTGGAAATCCCCGGATGCGATTCCGATGACGGGACTGGACCAGAAAGAATTAGCGTCACTGGATGAAGCAATCAAAGACTTCCTGATGTTGCATAACCCTCCCGGGGTTGCCGTCGCAGTCAGTTATCGCGGTCGGCTCGTGTATGCACGGGGCTTTGGGTATGCAGACAAAGAAACAAAAGAACTGGTGCAACCCGACAGCCAGTTTCGCATTGCCAGCATTTCCAAACCGATTACCGCCGTCGCCATCATGCAGTTGGTCGAACAGGGCAAGCTGAAAATCGACAGTCGCGTCTTTGACGTATTAAAACAGTATCGGCGTCCCCTCTCTCAGAAGAACATTGATCCACGACTGAAAGACATTACCATCCAGCAGTTATTGAATCATACCGCCGGCTGGGACCGGGAAGCTTCCTTTGATCCTATGTTTCGTTCAATCGCTTTTGCAAAGCAAGTGGGGAAACCCGCACCCGCGGAAATCGATGATATTATTCGCATCATGCTGGAGCAGCCACTCGATTTTAAGCCCGGCGAACGTTATGCCTACTCCAATTTCGGGTACTGTTTACTGGGGCGGGTGATTGAAGAGGTCAGCGGCCAGAGCTATGAGGACTATATCCAGCAGACGATCTGCAAACCACTTCACATGAATGAGACACAGCTGGGGAAAACACTCCTCGATGGTCGCAAAGAGAAAGAAGTCAAGTACCACAGTACTCGGGAGGGGGGCTCTGTCTTTGCTGCCAATCTACGCAAGCAGGTCTCGTCTCCCTACGGTACCTGGTATCTGGAAGCAATGGACTCCCATGGCGGCTGGATTTCCTCAGCACCGGACCTGCTAAGATTTGCGACCGCCTTTAACATACCAGACCGCTGTCCTGTTTTGAGTGCCCCGACAATCTCAAAGATGCTGGAACGCCCACCGGGACTCGCCGGTTTCAACGACCAGGGTAAACCCAAAGACGCCTACTATGCCTGTGGTTGGATGGTCCGTCCCATAGACACCGCCGGGAACTCCAATCAATGGCACGCCGGTTCCCTGGAGGGAACGTCGACGCTCCTGGTTCGAAGGCTCGATCGGATCAACTGGGCGATACTGTTTAATTCTCGTCAGGGGGTTGATGAGAAACGGCTGTCTTCACTGATTGACGCTCCCATGCATACCTGGATTAACCGAATCGAACGCTGGCCTGCCAAAGATCAGTTCAAACAGAAATGATTCCGGTTTACTGCTTCAGATGGCGGTCAAAAAACTGGTAAGCCGTTTCGCGAGTGGCTGGTGGAAAATCGTGTTTTGCCTCCGGATACACGGCCTGCAAGTTTTCAGGCTGACCCGATAACGCATAAACGGGTTGAGCAATCCGTATTACATCTTTCACGCCCGACACCTCAAAGTTGCTGTCACTTATCGGGGCACATGCCAG
The sequence above is a segment of the Gimesia algae genome. Coding sequences within it:
- a CDS encoding DUF6159 family protein — protein: MFERISNGWALSKQSFRVLMLDKELLLFPIMSGISCLLVLASFALPLWDSKYFDTIMNDQQAPQDPVAYVILFAFYFVNYFVMIFFNSALMACAIIRLKGGNPTVSDGFNAALNRLPQIAGWALVSATVGFILKMIESRSERIGQIVAGLLGMAWSITTYFVIPVLVVEKKNPFEAMKRSVSVLRETWGESLVANFGIGAIMFLIMIPVILTLIGGVMMIAAGNAVVGGVIIGCAILSILLISLVSSAVHAILIAAIYLFAAEGEAPEQFDQTLIAHAFNQK
- a CDS encoding serine hydrolase, with the translated sequence MAVRIVLMVCLAYLSATVTAEEPELQLQLNPLIYQRQITRLGKQGFAATDLSVYEGQRSERFALLGVKQKNPKDWKAFHGLDEKQLEVKLKQQATEGYHPLVISGYEKRGEPRFAVILQKAVDANHILKHSLSSDQLQSTLKSLKEVGYAPLQLDGYTVNNQTFHAGIWKKQNDTVWEATCQIPLNQFQNTFDDYTSKGFQLVDLCGFVENGTAVYHAIWSKASGSQWMCQFNLTAEEFQKTNQKSLADDFQLINLDAYSINNQPLFTGIWQKVMPENRVEIPLWKSPDAIPMTGLDQKELASLDEAIKDFLMLHNPPGVAVAVSYRGRLVYARGFGYADKETKELVQPDSQFRIASISKPITAVAIMQLVEQGKLKIDSRVFDVLKQYRRPLSQKNIDPRLKDITIQQLLNHTAGWDREASFDPMFRSIAFAKQVGKPAPAEIDDIIRIMLEQPLDFKPGERYAYSNFGYCLLGRVIEEVSGQSYEDYIQQTICKPLHMNETQLGKTLLDGRKEKEVKYHSTREGGSVFAANLRKQVSSPYGTWYLEAMDSHGGWISSAPDLLRFATAFNIPDRCPVLSAPTISKMLERPPGLAGFNDQGKPKDAYYACGWMVRPIDTAGNSNQWHAGSLEGTSTLLVRRLDRINWAILFNSRQGVDEKRLSSLIDAPMHTWINRIERWPAKDQFKQK